In a genomic window of Paramicrobacterium chengjingii:
- a CDS encoding DUF6264 family protein yields MSDNEPSDPDRPERPRFGEYSNEKPARPQFGEYASPEEQRAAIRVPATEDNESVPIESHGDEKKTPEHADRLHPHMPANRHPQAKSTMADDDPVAEARRRTDRFSTFLLLGVGLFSVLSTAPSLLQLPRMLTEAYSQFGMGEYTNTSLGTTIGWVILVIYAGLWIAALVLSLRRLAARKRTWWVPFVIGVVANLVYIILLTVAMVNDPAFMQYVNGMSG; encoded by the coding sequence ATGAGCGACAACGAACCGTCCGATCCCGACCGGCCCGAGCGGCCGCGGTTTGGTGAGTATTCGAACGAGAAGCCGGCACGACCGCAGTTCGGTGAGTACGCGTCACCGGAAGAGCAGCGTGCGGCCATTCGAGTGCCGGCCACCGAAGACAACGAGTCGGTTCCGATCGAGAGCCACGGAGACGAGAAGAAGACACCCGAACACGCTGACCGTCTTCATCCGCATATGCCGGCGAACCGGCATCCTCAGGCAAAGTCAACGATGGCAGACGATGACCCGGTCGCCGAAGCCCGTCGGCGCACTGACCGCTTCTCCACATTTCTGCTGCTCGGAGTCGGCCTGTTCAGTGTGCTCTCGACGGCACCGTCACTGCTCCAGTTGCCGCGGATGCTCACGGAGGCGTACTCGCAGTTCGGCATGGGGGAGTACACGAACACGTCGCTCGGCACCACGATCGGGTGGGTCATCCTCGTCATCTACGCGGGCCTCTGGATCGCCGCACTCGTGCTTTCGCTGCGTCGCCTGGCCGCGCGAAAGAGAACCTGGTGGGTTCCGTTTGTCATCGGCGTTGTTGCGAACCTCGTCTACATCATTCTCTTGACTGTCGCGATGGTGAACGACCCCGCATTTATGCAGTACGTCAATGGAATGAGCGGTTGA
- a CDS encoding alpha/beta fold hydrolase: MTNDLPVYDHVHGTGPTLVFVHYWGGSALTWAPVVAGLEGRDIVTIDFRGWSRSRSLPGPFSLNQLATDTLNVIADAEIADFVLVGHSLGGKVAQLVAATRPDGLRGVILVAPAPARPADVITPEYQEELSHAYDSDQSAAWARDNVLTATALTDAVKAQVVKDSRSSATGAAAEWPLHGIAQDISAEIARVTVPALVITGQNDQVEPTDVLRRNLLPHLANAELTVIPNSGHLIPLEAPTKLASVVEAFASTLSSLRA; this comes from the coding sequence ATGACGAACGATCTGCCGGTGTACGATCACGTACACGGTACCGGACCGACATTGGTCTTCGTGCACTACTGGGGCGGATCGGCCCTCACCTGGGCGCCCGTCGTCGCCGGCCTCGAAGGGCGGGACATCGTCACCATCGACTTCCGCGGATGGAGCAGATCGAGGTCTCTCCCCGGCCCGTTTTCGCTGAATCAGCTCGCGACCGACACGCTCAATGTCATTGCGGACGCCGAGATCGCGGACTTCGTACTCGTCGGCCACTCGTTGGGAGGCAAAGTAGCCCAGCTCGTCGCGGCGACGCGTCCGGATGGTCTACGCGGCGTCATACTCGTCGCCCCGGCGCCGGCGAGGCCAGCCGATGTGATCACTCCCGAATATCAGGAAGAACTTTCTCACGCATACGACAGCGACCAATCCGCGGCGTGGGCACGCGACAACGTCCTCACCGCGACAGCGCTCACAGATGCAGTGAAGGCGCAGGTCGTTAAGGATTCACGAAGTAGTGCGACGGGTGCCGCAGCAGAATGGCCGCTCCACGGCATCGCCCAGGACATTAGCGCGGAGATCGCTCGAGTAACGGTGCCTGCCTTGGTAATCACCGGACAAAACGATCAGGTGGAGCCGACCGACGTGTTGCGCCGCAACCTGCTCCCCCACCTGGCGAACGCCGAGCTGACTGTCATCCCGAATAGCGGGCATCTCATCCCTCTGGAAGCACCGACCAAACTGGCCTCCGTGGTCGAGGCGTTCGCGAGTACTCTCTCCTCCCTGCGCGCGTGA
- a CDS encoding carbon-nitrogen hydrolase family protein — MTNAIRLAAVQAEPVWLDIDGTVSKTIGLIESAATQDVDLIAFPETWIPGYPVFLWSLPAPEQMPFVGRYHANSMTVGGPHMKAIREAARDNSIMIAIGFSEKAHGSLYMSQTVIGAQGQILIHRRKLKPTHVERTLFGEGDGSDLQVVDTALGLVGALNCWEHLQPLTKYAMYAQNEQIHVAGWPCFGILDAVPALSHEANIGASKTYALEGSCFVLASTQIMSDEGIKTFVCADGSIPTIYNGGGGFATIFGPDSSQLSENLDPHDEGFVVADVNVESISYAKNAADPAGHYSRPDVTQLLFNNAPQRAVIGEGLFGTEVVFPELEPAEEG; from the coding sequence ATGACCAACGCAATACGACTTGCTGCCGTTCAAGCTGAGCCGGTCTGGCTCGACATCGACGGCACCGTTTCGAAGACGATCGGTCTGATCGAGTCCGCAGCCACCCAGGACGTCGATCTGATTGCGTTCCCCGAGACGTGGATCCCCGGGTACCCGGTGTTTCTCTGGAGCCTGCCCGCACCAGAGCAGATGCCCTTCGTCGGCCGCTATCACGCGAACTCGATGACAGTCGGTGGGCCCCACATGAAAGCGATCCGCGAAGCTGCCCGTGACAACAGCATTATGATCGCGATCGGGTTCAGTGAAAAGGCGCATGGCTCGCTCTACATGTCCCAGACCGTGATCGGAGCGCAGGGGCAGATTCTGATCCATCGCCGAAAGCTCAAGCCAACCCACGTTGAGCGCACCCTCTTCGGTGAAGGCGACGGCTCGGATCTTCAGGTCGTGGACACAGCACTTGGTCTCGTCGGAGCGCTCAACTGCTGGGAGCACCTGCAGCCTCTGACCAAATACGCGATGTACGCACAGAACGAGCAGATCCACGTCGCGGGGTGGCCATGCTTCGGCATCCTCGACGCCGTCCCGGCGTTGTCTCACGAGGCCAACATCGGAGCATCGAAGACATACGCTCTCGAAGGGAGCTGCTTTGTGCTCGCCAGCACCCAGATCATGAGCGACGAAGGCATTAAGACGTTCGTGTGCGCAGATGGATCGATACCGACGATCTACAACGGGGGCGGCGGATTCGCCACGATTTTCGGCCCCGACTCATCACAGCTCTCGGAAAATCTCGACCCTCATGACGAAGGGTTCGTCGTGGCGGACGTGAACGTCGAATCCATCAGCTATGCCAAGAATGCTGCCGACCCTGCCGGACATTACAGCCGCCCCGATGTGACGCAGCTCCTCTTCAACAACGCGCCCCAGCGAGCGGTTATCGGAGAGGGACTCTTCGGCACAGAGGTGGTCTTCCCCGAGCTCGAACCGGCAGAAGAGGGCTGA
- a CDS encoding helix-turn-helix domain-containing protein, producing MTTSTAKTAEEWEQLVSRSFVPLACDTISPDFVGAIDEFKPSPAIKVMRVQSQATIVRRTPRLASRAVSDDIHISLQLRSTGTVHQGEHSMKVRPGTIVLYKTNKPYLLDYSEPNQNQIVVQISRRALGLSARNIDDACARIGVGETGAKHVFASYLTELMKQSIRLGTSEILDMAHVAGELASSMIKSTLSTGRVVPETSRALFVTIQEFIRENAASPALTLDEIAHEHYISRRKLFDLFSEFDHTPASYMRQERLNLAAEALMTNTRPISYIAYSSGFVDVTTFARAFKKQYGCAPRDWRRMVAARDLS from the coding sequence GTGACTACCTCAACTGCCAAGACGGCCGAGGAGTGGGAACAGCTCGTCAGCCGAAGTTTCGTTCCGCTTGCGTGTGACACGATCTCTCCGGACTTCGTCGGCGCAATCGACGAGTTCAAACCGAGCCCCGCGATCAAGGTCATGAGAGTGCAGTCCCAGGCGACGATCGTGCGTCGCACTCCACGGCTTGCGTCGCGGGCCGTTAGCGACGATATCCATATCTCCCTGCAGCTTCGGTCGACGGGAACCGTGCATCAGGGCGAACATTCGATGAAGGTTCGACCGGGGACGATTGTGCTCTACAAGACGAACAAGCCTTATCTCCTTGATTACTCTGAGCCCAACCAGAATCAGATAGTCGTGCAGATCTCGCGCAGGGCCCTCGGCCTCTCAGCGAGAAACATCGACGACGCGTGCGCTCGGATAGGCGTGGGTGAGACCGGCGCGAAGCATGTCTTCGCGAGTTACCTCACCGAGTTGATGAAGCAGTCCATCCGACTGGGAACGAGCGAGATTCTTGACATGGCACACGTGGCTGGTGAGCTGGCCTCGAGCATGATCAAATCGACGCTTTCCACTGGCCGCGTCGTTCCCGAGACGTCCCGTGCGCTTTTCGTCACGATCCAGGAATTTATTCGAGAGAACGCCGCATCGCCGGCGCTGACGCTCGACGAGATAGCGCACGAACACTACATCTCTCGCCGCAAGCTCTTCGATTTGTTCTCTGAATTCGATCACACACCTGCGTCGTACATGCGCCAGGAGCGCTTGAATCTTGCGGCCGAAGCCCTGATGACGAACACACGTCCCATCTCGTACATCGCCTATTCATCTGGGTTTGTCGATGTGACGACCTTCGCGCGGGCCTTCAAAAAGCAGTACGGATGTGCGCCGCGGGACTGGCGGCGCATGGTGGCCGCGCGTGATCTGTCATAA